From the Sphingomonas mesophila genome, one window contains:
- a CDS encoding peptide MFS transporter has product MGFKPVGTWQEADWIAAIAAIVLLVFLAVGGKVAAQKEPEFAGHPKGLYMLFFAEMWERFSYYGMRALLIFYLTKHWLFGDGESNVIYGAYTALVYITPMLGGYLADRYLGQRKAVLFGAILLTAGHFLMAAEGTGGQNDPTINIFWAALAFIIVGSGFLKANISVMVGQLYNLTDPRRDGAYTIFYMGINLGAAVGTILAGYLGETLGWAYGFGAAGFGMLLGLIVFVLGKGLLNGAGERPVRSADARPVNEWLLYAIGLVAVGVCWLLIQYTDVIQTLLIISGVGLLGYVLWQATKLEKEPRERIYAILFLISLNPIFWALFEQAGGSMNLFTDRFVDRGDVPASIFQSINPIYIIILAPLFAGLWVKLGRIGKEPSAPAKFGIALLQMGLANLALVWGAQAFGMAVMTPVIFVFLYYLLATTAELCLSPVGLSAMNRLAPKFMASLIMGAWFYMSAVGNFLAGKIGEATGGHDGEMTKEGLLDIYSLFGWITIGIGVGVLALSPIVRRWMHLDSLRDDTDARIRDLDATGEPIAPGTQPGKA; this is encoded by the coding sequence ATGGGGTTCAAGCCGGTCGGAACCTGGCAGGAGGCGGACTGGATCGCCGCCATCGCCGCAATCGTATTGCTCGTCTTCCTCGCCGTCGGCGGCAAGGTCGCGGCGCAGAAGGAACCGGAATTCGCGGGCCACCCCAAGGGCCTTTACATGCTGTTCTTCGCCGAAATGTGGGAGCGCTTCTCCTACTACGGCATGCGCGCCCTCCTGATCTTCTACCTCACCAAGCACTGGCTGTTCGGCGACGGCGAATCCAACGTCATCTACGGCGCCTACACCGCGCTGGTGTATATCACGCCGATGCTCGGCGGCTATCTCGCCGACCGCTATCTCGGCCAGCGCAAGGCGGTACTGTTCGGCGCCATCCTTCTCACCGCCGGCCACTTTCTGATGGCCGCGGAAGGCACCGGTGGGCAGAACGACCCGACGATCAACATCTTCTGGGCCGCACTCGCCTTCATCATCGTCGGCTCGGGCTTCCTCAAGGCCAACATCTCGGTGATGGTCGGACAGCTCTACAACCTCACCGATCCGCGCCGCGACGGCGCCTACACGATCTTCTACATGGGGATTAACCTCGGCGCCGCGGTCGGCACGATCCTCGCCGGCTATCTCGGCGAGACCCTCGGCTGGGCCTATGGTTTCGGCGCGGCCGGCTTCGGCATGCTGCTCGGGCTCATCGTGTTCGTGCTCGGCAAGGGACTGCTCAACGGCGCCGGCGAGCGGCCGGTCCGTTCGGCCGACGCGCGTCCGGTCAACGAATGGCTGCTCTACGCCATCGGCCTGGTCGCCGTCGGCGTGTGCTGGCTCCTCATCCAGTACACCGACGTCATCCAGACTCTGCTGATCATCTCCGGCGTCGGACTGCTCGGCTACGTGCTGTGGCAGGCGACCAAGCTGGAGAAGGAGCCGCGTGAGCGCATCTACGCCATCCTGTTTCTGATCAGCCTCAACCCGATCTTCTGGGCGCTGTTCGAGCAGGCGGGCGGGTCGATGAACCTGTTCACCGACCGCTTCGTCGACCGCGGCGACGTCCCGGCGTCGATCTTCCAGTCGATCAACCCCATTTACATCATCATCCTCGCGCCGCTGTTCGCCGGCCTGTGGGTGAAATTGGGGCGGATCGGCAAGGAGCCCTCGGCGCCCGCCAAGTTCGGCATCGCGCTCCTCCAGATGGGCCTCGCCAACCTCGCCCTCGTGTGGGGCGCGCAGGCGTTCGGCATGGCGGTGATGACCCCGGTCATCTTCGTCTTCCTCTATTACCTCCTCGCCACCACCGCCGAGCTGTGCCTTTCGCCGGTCGGCCTCTCGGCGATGAACCGGCTCGCGCCCAAGTTTATGGCGTCGCTGATCATGGGCGCCTGGTTCTACATGTCGGCGGTCGGCAACTTCCTCGCCGGCAAGATCGGCGAGGCGACCGGCGGTCACGACGGCGAGATGACCAAGGAGGGCCTGCTCGACATCTACAGCCTGTTCGGCTGGATCACGATCGGCATCGGCGTCGGCGTGCTGGCTCTGTCGCCGATCGTGCGGCGGTGGATGCACCTCGACTCGCTCCGGGACGATACCGACGCCCGGATCCGCGATCTCGACGCCACCGGCGAACCGATCGCGCCCGGCACCCAGCCCGGAAAGGCATAA
- a CDS encoding nitroreductase family protein: MELNDASSALALLASRRSARPRDLTEPGPDAAQLARILEIAARVPDHAQLVPFRFVSVAPEQRGALRDLYCAALAKSDPDAPEAKVAKAIANARAAPTLVVLISRPVAGHKVPVFEQELTCGAAGMNLLHAATALGFAGGWITGWSAYDETVAAAFCEEGERIAGFIYLGTPVAPVEERVRPAMERIVSEWRDNSSPERGGGTAQR, from the coding sequence ATGGAATTGAACGACGCCTCGTCCGCGCTGGCGCTGCTCGCCAGCCGCCGCTCGGCGCGGCCGCGCGACCTCACCGAACCGGGGCCCGACGCGGCGCAATTGGCGCGCATTTTGGAGATCGCCGCGCGAGTCCCCGATCATGCGCAACTGGTGCCGTTCCGCTTCGTCAGCGTCGCGCCCGAACAGCGCGGCGCGCTACGCGACCTCTATTGCGCAGCGCTCGCCAAATCCGACCCCGACGCGCCCGAAGCCAAGGTCGCCAAGGCGATCGCCAACGCCCGCGCCGCGCCCACCCTGGTGGTGCTGATCAGCCGGCCGGTGGCGGGGCACAAGGTGCCGGTGTTCGAGCAGGAGCTGACCTGCGGCGCGGCGGGAATGAACCTGCTTCACGCGGCGACGGCGCTGGGCTTCGCCGGCGGGTGGATCACCGGCTGGTCGGCCTATGACGAGACGGTCGCCGCGGCATTCTGCGAGGAGGGCGAGCGGATCGCGGGGTTCATCTATCTCGGAACGCCGGTGGCTCCGGTCGAGGAACGGGTGCGGCCGGCGATGGAGCGGATCGTCAGCGAGTGGCGGGATAATTCCTCCCCGGAACGGGGAGGTGGCACCGCGCAGCGGTGA
- a CDS encoding GntR family transcriptional regulator — MTLRNMHEKPVYVRLREVIADAIVTGRFKDGDPLPSVRALAAEEGANPLTVAKAYQGFQDEGLVVVKRGIGMFVAAGAAAKLTSSERDQFIRREWPAIRERMGRLGIDPAELLARETA, encoded by the coding sequence ATGACGCTGCGCAACATGCACGAGAAGCCGGTTTATGTCCGCCTGCGCGAGGTGATCGCCGATGCGATCGTCACCGGGCGGTTCAAGGACGGCGACCCCCTCCCCTCGGTCCGCGCGCTGGCCGCCGAGGAAGGCGCCAACCCGCTGACCGTGGCCAAGGCCTATCAGGGCTTCCAGGACGAGGGGCTGGTGGTGGTCAAGCGCGGCATCGGCATGTTCGTCGCCGCCGGCGCCGCCGCCAAGCTGACGTCGAGCGAGCGCGACCAGTTCATCCGCCGCGAATGGCCCGCGATCCGCGAACGCATGGGCCGGCTGGGCATCGACCCGGCGGAATTGCTGGCGCGCGAGACCGCCTGA
- a CDS encoding acyl-CoA dehydrogenase, producing MSFKCPTADQRFILDHVANLAELGVEPDIADAVVEGAAAFAEGELAPLNRVGDTKGARWDNGRVIMPDGFKAAYDAFVEGGWMTLSAPERWGGQGLPLVLSAALMDSLNGANLAFALCPMLSVGAIEALEQHGSDELKQRYLAKIVSGEWPATMNLTEPQAGSDVGALATRAEASGDGSFRITGTKIFITFGEHDLADNIVHLVLARTQGAPGGTKGISLFLVPKILPGGTANDLRCVSIEHKAGIHASPTCVMSYGDHGGATGWLVGDEMAGMRAMFTMMNNARLNVALQGVGIAEAATQRAVAYALDRKQGRRGADVAVIADHPDVRRMLLRMRALTTAARSLTYYAFAQADRGRSGDRAAALRCDVLTPLAKAWATDIGCEVASLGVQVHGGMGYVEETGAAQHWRDARIAPIYEGTNGIQAADLVTRKLDLDGGAAFDELLADIRATAAHPALVGLADAVEVAAVSYRQSPPDDRLAGSVPFLNMTAVLTAGWLLERQAAIPGASELLSAKRAATDYFLSAIVPEALGQAAAAALGADPLYAVPAGALA from the coding sequence ATGAGCTTCAAGTGCCCGACCGCCGACCAGCGCTTCATCCTCGATCATGTCGCGAACCTCGCCGAGCTTGGGGTCGAGCCCGACATCGCCGATGCGGTGGTCGAGGGCGCCGCCGCCTTTGCCGAGGGCGAGCTCGCGCCATTGAACCGGGTTGGGGACACCAAGGGCGCGCGCTGGGATAATGGCCGGGTGATCATGCCCGACGGCTTCAAGGCCGCTTACGACGCGTTTGTTGAGGGCGGCTGGATGACCCTTTCGGCCCCCGAGCGCTGGGGCGGGCAGGGGCTTCCTTTGGTCCTCTCGGCGGCGCTGATGGACAGCCTCAACGGCGCCAACCTCGCCTTCGCCTTGTGCCCGATGCTCAGCGTCGGCGCGATTGAGGCGCTCGAGCAGCACGGCAGCGACGAGCTCAAGCAGCGTTATCTCGCCAAGATCGTCAGCGGCGAGTGGCCGGCGACGATGAACCTCACCGAGCCACAGGCGGGCAGCGACGTCGGTGCGCTCGCCACCCGCGCGGAAGCAAGCGGCGACGGCAGCTTCCGGATCACCGGCACGAAGATCTTCATCACCTTCGGCGAGCACGACCTGGCGGACAACATCGTCCACCTCGTCCTCGCCCGCACGCAGGGCGCGCCCGGCGGCACCAAGGGCATTTCCCTGTTCCTCGTGCCCAAGATCCTGCCCGGCGGCACCGCCAACGACCTGCGCTGCGTGTCGATCGAGCACAAGGCGGGAATCCACGCCTCGCCGACCTGCGTCATGAGCTATGGCGACCACGGCGGCGCAACCGGCTGGCTGGTCGGCGACGAAATGGCCGGCATGCGCGCGATGTTCACGATGATGAACAACGCCCGCCTCAACGTCGCCCTCCAGGGCGTCGGAATCGCCGAGGCCGCGACCCAGCGCGCGGTCGCCTACGCGCTCGACCGCAAGCAGGGACGGCGCGGCGCCGACGTCGCGGTGATCGCCGACCACCCGGACGTGCGCCGAATGTTGCTTAGGATGCGCGCACTCACCACCGCCGCCCGCTCGCTGACCTATTACGCTTTCGCCCAGGCCGACCGCGGCCGCTCCGGCGATCGCGCCGCCGCCTTGCGCTGCGACGTCCTCACCCCGCTCGCCAAGGCGTGGGCGACCGACATCGGCTGCGAGGTCGCCAGTCTCGGGGTCCAGGTCCACGGCGGCATGGGCTATGTCGAGGAGACCGGCGCCGCCCAGCATTGGCGCGACGCCCGAATCGCGCCGATCTACGAGGGCACCAACGGCATCCAGGCCGCCGACCTCGTCACCCGCAAGCTCGATCTCGATGGCGGCGCGGCGTTCGACGAATTGCTCGCCGACATCCGCGCGACCGCCGCCCACCCGGCGCTGGTCGGGCTCGCCGACGCGGTCGAAGTCGCCGCCGTCAGCTACCGCCAGTCGCCCCCTGATGACCGCCTCGCCGGGAGCGTTCCTTTCCTGAATATGACCGCGGTCCTCACCGCCGGCTGGCTGCTCGAGCGCCAGGCCGCGATCCCCGGCGCCAGCGAGTTGCTCTCGGCGAAACGCGCCGCCACCGACTATTTCCTGTCAGCAATCGTCCCCGAAGCGCTAGGCCAGGCCGCCGCTGCAGCCCTCGGCGCCGACCCCCTCTACGCGGTGCCGGCAGGGGCGCTGGCGTAG
- a CDS encoding L-threonylcarbamoyladenylate synthase — protein MTPPETRIRTFGAAAIAEAAALIAKGEPVAVPTETVYGLAADASDGAAVARIYAAKGRPAFNPLIVHVLDLAAAERLGEFGDEARALAEAHWPGPLTLVVPARADKGIAGLVTAGLGTIAIRVPAHPAMRALLAATGKPLAAPSANASGRISPTRAEHVVETLGGRVALVIDGGACERGIESTIVAATGGGLRLLRRGPVAVDAPLAEGPVEAPGMMASHYAPVKPLRLDAVAAEAGEVLIGYGPVRAELYLGEDAVTAAARLFDLLHRADSAPEPRIAVAPVSGEGLAEAIRDRLKRAATRP, from the coding sequence ATGACCCCGCCAGAGACGCGCATACGGACCTTCGGCGCGGCGGCGATCGCCGAGGCGGCGGCGCTGATCGCGAAGGGAGAGCCGGTCGCGGTGCCGACCGAGACGGTCTACGGGCTCGCCGCCGATGCAAGCGACGGCGCGGCGGTGGCACGGATCTATGCGGCAAAGGGGCGGCCGGCGTTCAACCCGTTGATCGTCCATGTCCTCGACCTCGCGGCGGCGGAGCGGCTGGGGGAATTCGGCGACGAGGCGCGGGCGCTGGCCGAGGCGCACTGGCCGGGGCCGCTGACCTTGGTAGTGCCGGCGCGGGCGGACAAGGGCATCGCGGGGCTAGTGACCGCGGGGCTGGGCACGATCGCGATTCGCGTTCCGGCCCATCCGGCGATGCGCGCGCTGCTGGCGGCCACCGGCAAGCCGCTGGCGGCGCCGTCGGCCAATGCCAGCGGGCGGATTAGCCCGACCCGGGCGGAGCATGTGGTGGAGACGCTCGGCGGGCGGGTGGCGCTGGTGATCGACGGCGGGGCGTGCGAGCGCGGGATCGAATCGACCATCGTCGCGGCGACCGGCGGCGGCTTGCGGCTGCTCAGGCGCGGGCCGGTGGCGGTCGACGCGCCACTTGCCGAGGGGCCGGTCGAGGCGCCGGGGATGATGGCCAGCCACTATGCGCCGGTGAAGCCGCTGCGGCTCGATGCGGTCGCGGCGGAGGCGGGCGAAGTGCTGATCGGCTACGGGCCGGTGCGGGCGGAGCTTTACCTCGGCGAGGATGCGGTGACGGCGGCGGCGCGGCTGTTCGATTTGCTGCACCGCGCCGACTCAGCGCCCGAGCCGCGAATCGCCGTCGCGCCGGTCTCCGGCGAGGGACTGGCGGAAGCGATCCGCGATCGGTTGAAGCGGGCTGCTACGCGCCCATAA
- a CDS encoding PEGA domain-containing protein — protein sequence MTRGTKQAFVVESDPVGADVTMSNGMTCKTPCALKVKRKDAFVVKINKPGYEPVEANIQSQMSGAGGAALAGNVILGGLIGAGVDAATGATKELKPNPLKVVLTPLSPAAAAAAASATAPASVPSAGDSPKR from the coding sequence GTGACCCGCGGCACCAAGCAAGCGTTCGTCGTCGAAAGCGATCCGGTGGGGGCCGACGTGACGATGTCGAACGGCATGACCTGCAAGACTCCATGCGCCTTGAAGGTCAAGCGCAAGGATGCGTTCGTCGTGAAGATCAACAAGCCCGGCTACGAGCCGGTTGAGGCGAACATTCAAAGCCAGATGTCGGGCGCGGGCGGGGCGGCACTGGCCGGCAACGTCATCCTCGGCGGACTGATCGGCGCCGGCGTCGACGCGGCGACCGGCGCGACCAAGGAATTGAAGCCCAATCCGCTCAAGGTGGTCCTTACCCCGTTGTCGCCTGCAGCCGCGGCCGCTGCCGCCTCAGCGACGGCTCCGGCCAGCGTGCCTTCGGCCGGTGACAGCCCCAAGCGCTGA
- the msrA gene encoding peptide-methionine (S)-S-oxide reductase MsrA translates to MTDQTAILAGGCFWCTEAVFGQLAGVKSVESGYTGGDMVNPTYKQVCGGDTGHAEAIRITFDPDVISYGDLLDIFFATHDPTQLNRQGGDIGTQYRSAIFPQDEAQAAEARAAIARAQPDFAAPIVTTLEPAADWYSAEDYHQDYWSGEGQRNPYCQATIPPKLAKLKKKFGERVQGATTA, encoded by the coding sequence ATGACTGACCAAACCGCAATCCTCGCCGGCGGCTGCTTCTGGTGCACCGAGGCGGTGTTCGGCCAGCTGGCCGGCGTGAAGTCGGTCGAAAGCGGCTACACCGGTGGCGACATGGTCAACCCGACCTACAAGCAGGTGTGCGGCGGCGACACCGGCCACGCCGAGGCGATCCGCATTACCTTCGATCCCGACGTCATCTCCTACGGCGATCTGCTCGACATCTTCTTCGCTACCCACGACCCGACCCAATTGAACCGCCAGGGCGGCGACATCGGCACGCAATATCGTTCCGCGATCTTTCCGCAGGACGAGGCGCAGGCGGCCGAGGCCCGCGCCGCGATCGCCCGCGCCCAGCCCGATTTCGCGGCGCCGATCGTCACTACCCTCGAGCCCGCCGCCGACTGGTATTCGGCCGAGGACTATCACCAGGACTATTGGTCCGGCGAAGGCCAGCGCAACCCCTATTGCCAGGCCACCATCCCCCCCAAACTCGCCAAGCTGAAGAAGAAGTTCGGCGAGCGTGTCCAGGGCGCAACAACCGCCTGA
- a CDS encoding PilZ domain-containing protein, translating into MFGSLIRRKPSPSFGEDIGAFDSTTFSLSTAVPRPAERRDAERIPAALSIIKLAAASGEQLARLRNMSAGGMMVEVGRSLAVGETVEVDVHGQKLPSSVVWTRDGTVGIKFDQTIDLGELLAGRKPRHGFRPRPPRLEVNCKASLRVGKTYYTCEVHDISLAGLKVEPIEEYCLGKKVVVVVESLRPVKGEVRWFADRKAGIVFDQPLKFEELAEWVGKRLELASLKAAYKNK; encoded by the coding sequence ATGTTCGGTTCACTGATCCGGCGTAAGCCGTCGCCGTCCTTTGGCGAGGATATCGGCGCGTTCGACTCGACCACCTTTTCGCTGTCGACCGCCGTCCCGCGTCCGGCCGAGCGGCGCGATGCCGAGCGGATCCCGGCCGCGCTCAGCATCATCAAGCTCGCCGCCGCCTCCGGCGAACAGCTCGCCCGGCTGCGCAACATGTCGGCCGGCGGCATGATGGTCGAGGTCGGCCGTTCGCTCGCCGTCGGCGAGACCGTGGAAGTCGACGTCCACGGCCAGAAGCTGCCCTCCTCGGTGGTGTGGACCCGCGACGGCACCGTCGGCATCAAGTTCGACCAGACCATCGACCTCGGCGAATTGCTCGCCGGCCGCAAGCCGCGCCACGGCTTCCGTCCCCGCCCGCCGCGGCTCGAGGTCAATTGCAAGGCGTCCTTGCGCGTCGGCAAGACCTACTACACCTGCGAGGTCCACGACATTTCGCTCGCCGGCCTCAAGGTCGAGCCGATCGAGGAATATTGCCTCGGCAAGAAGGTTGTCGTCGTCGTCGAGAGCCTGCGCCCGGTGAAGGGCGAGGTGCGCTGGTTCGCCGACCGCAAGGCCGGCATCGTGTTCGACCAGCCGCTGAAGTTCGAGGAATTGGCCGAATGGGTCGGCAAGCGCCTCGAGCTCGCCAGCCTCAAGGCCGCCTACAAGAACAAATAG
- a CDS encoding response regulator: protein MTRPRLLLIDDEPSLAAFVASAAEMSGFEPIETNRDADFQAAFDSERPAMVVLDLGMPGMDGVELLRFLSARGFDGPVLIISGFDRRVLDSAFRLGEELGLRMRGPIEKPARLDALEALLKDNLPSVVAGTRAP, encoded by the coding sequence ATGACGCGACCGCGTCTGCTGTTGATCGACGACGAGCCAAGCCTCGCCGCCTTCGTCGCGTCCGCCGCCGAAATGTCCGGGTTCGAGCCGATCGAGACCAATCGCGATGCCGATTTCCAGGCCGCGTTCGATTCCGAGCGTCCGGCAATGGTGGTGCTCGACCTCGGCATGCCGGGCATGGACGGGGTCGAACTGCTGCGTTTCCTCAGCGCGCGCGGGTTTGACGGACCGGTGCTGATCATCAGCGGGTTCGACCGGCGCGTGCTCGACAGCGCGTTCCGGCTCGGCGAGGAACTGGGCCTGAGGATGCGCGGGCCGATCGAGAAGCCGGCGCGGCTCGACGCGCTGGAGGCGCTTCTCAAGGACAACCTGCCGAGCGTGGTCGCGGGGACTCGCGCGCCGTGA
- a CDS encoding EAL domain-containing protein yields the protein MIAASDLALLDGFERALINERLHMVYQPKVSLADGSLKRVEALVRWDDPKLGPVPPSRFVPMAERHGLIDLLTNWGLTTSLHQWLEWRAAGLDLEIAFNISALSLQYLDFPDLVERMCRALDVPAERLVLELTEGATQPLVKLMDTLTRFRIKGIGLALDDFGVGYSSLMQLKQLPFTDIKIDRFFVKDLAESNDSRVIVAAIIAMAHGLGLTVTAEGVETEGQLRFLAEAKCDVAQGYLIATPLAPAEMAAWNADWARRWAKFRAA from the coding sequence GTGATCGCCGCGTCCGATCTGGCGCTGCTCGACGGGTTCGAGCGGGCGCTGATCAACGAGCGGCTGCACATGGTCTACCAGCCCAAGGTCAGCCTGGCCGACGGGTCCTTGAAGCGGGTCGAGGCGCTGGTGCGGTGGGACGACCCCAAGCTGGGGCCGGTGCCGCCGTCGCGCTTCGTGCCGATGGCCGAGCGGCATGGCCTTATCGACCTGCTGACCAATTGGGGGCTGACCACCAGCCTGCACCAATGGCTGGAATGGCGCGCGGCCGGCCTCGACCTCGAGATCGCGTTCAACATCAGCGCGCTGTCGCTGCAATATCTCGACTTTCCCGACCTGGTCGAGCGGATGTGCCGCGCGCTCGACGTGCCGGCCGAGCGACTAGTGCTGGAACTGACCGAGGGCGCGACCCAGCCGTTGGTCAAGCTGATGGACACGCTGACCCGCTTCCGGATCAAGGGCATCGGCCTTGCGCTGGACGATTTCGGGGTCGGCTATTCGAGCCTGATGCAATTGAAGCAATTGCCGTTCACCGACATCAAGATCGACCGCTTTTTCGTCAAGGATTTGGCGGAGTCGAACGACAGCCGGGTGATCGTCGCGGCGATCATCGCAATGGCGCACGGATTGGGGCTGACGGTCACCGCCGAGGGAGTCGAGACCGAGGGCCAGTTGCGCTTCCTGGCCGAGGCGAAGTGCGACGTCGCGCAGGGCTATCTGATCGCGACCCCGCTGGCGCCGGCCGAGATGGCGGCGTGGAATGCCGACTGGGCGCGGCGCTGGGCGAAGTTTCGCGCCGCCTAG